AAGCTGCCATATTCGTTGGGCTGATGCGTCTGAATGTTGTAGTTGTTGCCCGACTTTTGCTCAACAAGCAACTTGAAATCGGTGGTCATCAGGTCGGCACGGCCCTGCAATCCCAATTGCTCGCAGACGAAAGAAGGCTCAAGGATTGCCTTTTCCCGATTGAAAGTGACGTCGGTTTGCGGCTGCATCAGATCACCATGAAAGTCGCCAAAGAGTTCAGCAACAATCTGTTGGATGTTCTGGGTCTGTCGAAGTGCGGCCGTTCTGAAGTCTTCCTTACGGTTAAGGTCATCGCAAGTGCAGTATTCCAAGGCTTTCTCCTTGAAGTTCTTTTTAAAGGTTTCCTGCCAGATATAATGCCCGTTACCATTGATAATGTCGTCCAAAGCAGTGCCGGCAAAGTTTCCAAGCAGGATAGCTTGGCTGTTGGCTGTCGGCGACATGGCATTGATGAGGTAGGAAAGTGGGTGGTGTCCGTAGTCAGTAAAGCATCGGGCAATGCTGCTGATATCAATGAGATAGTCGGGCTCATATACGATTATAGAGGCTTCTTTGGCTGTATCTACATCGATAAGATTTACCTGTGAGCCTGTCTGGAGTAGGTTCTTGAGATATTCCTGATGAGGTTTGAGGTGGATAGTCAGCTGTTTTTCGGTGGTATCTTGGTCGATATTGACGGTAAAAGTGTCTTCGGTAACCTTGCTGACAAGACCTCGGATATAGCGGTAGTCGATATGTCTGTATTCCTTTTGCGGCATGTCTTCCACAGGAATTCGCCCCACAAGAAAGGATGGAATATCAGTATCAAAGACGACAGAAACAAACATGGCAAGGGCTCGACAGGCATACATCAGTTCTTCATGAGGCATGTTTTCGGCCCTGTTGCTGGCCCTTCTCATGTTCTGAATGGCTATAGTGTCACCGACAGCTATGTGATGTTTCTTGCAAAGGAAGTCCACTTGGGCAAACAAGTTACCGAAAGCAAGATTGCTTCCTGCTAATCCCTCGCTGCATGTGAGCACCAAAGTTTCGTGCAATAATTTGTTGACCGGAGTGTCAACTTCGGCCTCTATGATACTTAAAATGCGGTGGAAGAGTTCGTCAGCAGAAATGAAATTAGGCATTGTCAACAGTCTTTTTTTCCCACTCCAAGAGTTGTTTCTTCAGCTCACGTCCCCAATGATATTCTCCCGTAGTGCCGTCTTTGTGGATAATTCTGTGGCAAGGTACGAGCATGGCAATGCGATTTTCGGCCACAGCTGAAGCCACAGCACGCACTGCTTTGGGTTGATCGATGCGCTCTGCCAACTCTTGATAGGAGAGCGTTTCGCCCTTCTTGACCTTTAAAAGCTCGCTCCAAACTTTCTTTTGAAAGTCAGTTCCTTGGAGATCAAGCTTCAAGGGGTGGTCGTATTCATCAAAGATTACGCGCTTTACTGTGTCGGCCATCAGGTCATTCTGTGTCGTTGGCGTATATACTCCCCAATGACTTGCTAACTCATGAATTACTTCCATGCGGTTCCAACCTAAGAACTGGAGGTCGCAGATGCCGTCAATCGTGCGTGCAACGATAATTGTTCCGAACGGAGTTTCAGCGAACCCATATACGATTTCGTTTGCCATTGTAGTGTCTGATATTTCTTTTTGTTGTCTAATCTGCCTTGTTATCTTGAAGCATCCATAAGATATGCGCAATACTTATTCAGCAAAGACTGCAGTGAAAGATTGCCTTTCATATAGCGTTCTACGTCAAGTCGAAGAAGTCTGTTGCGCACTTTCTGCTTGCCTTTGTATGTAGTCAGCAGATAGAATGTGCCATTTTCCTCTTCTATTCGGGTGTCAGAGAACCATGAAGTGAGATCTTCAGGATCGTAAACAATGGCATAACAAGGTCGTTTTGCCCCTGGAATTTCCTCACGTAACACTCCTTTTGTCACCAAATCCTGTATATCTCGAATGGCTGTGTCCTTTGAACAGTTGCCTAAAACAGCCCATGTCTTCGAGGTTATCTTGGCTTCATAGCCATCAAGAAACAGGTTGATAACCTGTGTCTGGCGGTCTGTCATGATTACACTTGCATTTCGTTGCCAGAAAAAACTCTTGTTCAGAATGCTGTTAACGCTTGTTTCTGCTTCTTCAACTGAAGCTATCAGTGTTTTGATATACCATGTCAGCCACGCAGTAATATCGCCGTTTCCGTGCTGAGTCTGTTCAAGAATGTTGTAATATTGTTTTTTGTTACGATTGATTTCCGCTGAAATGTTATAGAAGCGAAACTCATTTTTGTCGCTTTTTGCTAAGAGGATATCAGATAAG
The nucleotide sequence above comes from Segatella oris. Encoded proteins:
- a CDS encoding methylated-DNA--[protein]-cysteine S-methyltransferase encodes the protein MANEIVYGFAETPFGTIIVARTIDGICDLQFLGWNRMEVIHELASHWGVYTPTTQNDLMADTVKRVIFDEYDHPLKLDLQGTDFQKKVWSELLKVKKGETLSYQELAERIDQPKAVRAVASAVAENRIAMLVPCHRIIHKDGTTGEYHWGRELKKQLLEWEKKTVDNA
- a CDS encoding Fic family protein; the protein is MYIHERENWTDFHWENSAIDALTELASRKIGLLYGRLNNLGFDNKLQAMAENLTHDVVQSSEIEGVSLNTEEVRSSIARHLGIDNVKYTAPSHYVESVVKVMLDAVEHYMQPLTKETLCRWQSAFFPTGYSDGFPVEVGCYRTHEEHIVSGIFGRERIHYIAPAPQLVENEMTKFIQWFNQPPSTSSIVQSGIAHLWFVSIHPFEDGNGRLARILSDILLAKSDKNEFRFYNISAEINRNKKQYYNILEQTQHGNGDITAWLTWYIKTLIASVEEAETSVNSILNKSFFWQRNASVIMTDRQTQVINLFLDGYEAKITSKTWAVLGNCSKDTAIRDIQDLVTKGVLREEIPGAKRPCYAIVYDPEDLTSWFSDTRIEEENGTFYLLTTYKGKQKVRNRLLRLDVERYMKGNLSLQSLLNKYCAYLMDASR